One window of the Candidozyma auris chromosome 6, complete sequence genome contains the following:
- a CDS encoding septin family protein, with the protein MPVAEPVGISNLADQRYKIVSNQGATFTLMVAGESGLGKTTFVNTLFQTALKDHEDPNERHNKFTSSHQTVDINIVRAILEEKNFKIRLNVIDTPGFGNNVNNLDSWTPIIDFIDDQHEAYVKQEKQPYRKEKKDLRVHACLYFIRPTGHSLKPLDIEIMKRLSTRVNLIPVIAKADTLSPSELEQFKIRIRDVIEAQDINIYTPPMDVDDPASAEHSKQLIEAMPFAVIGSEEEVEVSPGNFVRGRKYPSGVVEVENDRHCDFKKLRSLLLRTNMLDLILSTQEIHFETFRSLKLSNLNEEGGSGENGSASIKKPRRLHNPKFKEEEDALKKFFTEQVKAEEQRFRQWETNIVTERNRLNQDLEEMQAKLKGLEEQVKKLQLSKK; encoded by the coding sequence ATGCCCGTTGCTGAACCCGTGGGAATCTCCAACTTAGCCGATCAAAGGTACAAAATCGTGTCGAACCAGGGCGCCACGTTCACCCTCATGGTGGCGGGTGAGTCTGGTTTGGGCAAAACAACGTTCGTCAATACCCTTTTCCAGACAGCATTGAAGGACCACGAGGACCCAAACGAGAGACATAATAAGTTCACCAGCTCGCACCAGACGGTGGACATCAACATTGTGAGGGCCattttggaggagaaaaacttcaagattCGCTTGAACGTCATCGATACCCCTGGTTTTGGCAACAACGTCAACAACTTGGACTCGTGGACTCCAATCATCGATTTCATTGACGACCAACACGAAGCGTACGTGAAGCAGGAGAAACAGCCCTATCGtaaggagaaaaaggattTGAGGGTTCACGCGTGTTTGTACTTCATTCGTCCCACCGGTCACTCTTTGAAACCTTTGGACATTGAGATTATGAAGCGCTTGTCGACGCGAGTGAACTTAATCCCCGTGATTGCCAAAGCTGACACTTTGTCTCCTTCGGAATTGGAGCAGTTCAAGATCAGGATAAGGGACGTGATCGAAGCCCAGGACATTAACATATACACTCCGCCAATGGACGTTGACGACCCAGCTAGTGCAGAGCACTCGAAGCAGCTCATTGAGGCCATGCCGTTTGCTGTGATTGGCtcggaagaagaggtggaAGTGAGCCCTGGCAACTTCGTTAGAGGCAGAAAGTACCCATCGGGTGTAGTCGAAGTGGAGAACGATAGACACTgcgacttcaagaagttgcgCTCCTTATTGTTAAGAACGAACatgttggacttgatcttgtccaCGCAAGAGATCCACTTTGAGACCTTCCGctcgttgaagttgagTAATTTGAACGAAGAAGGCGGTTCTGGCGAGAATGGTAGTGCCTCCATTAAGAAGCCTCGTCGTTTGCACAACCCCAAGTTtaaggaagaggaggatgcattgaagaagttcttcacaGAACAAGTGAAGGCCGAGGAACAAAGATTCAGACAATGGGAGACCAACATCGTCACCGAGAGAAACAGATTAAACCAGgatttggaggagatgCAAGCAAAGTTGAAGGGTTTGGAGgagcaagtgaagaagttgcaatTACTGAAAAAGTAG
- a CDS encoding endopolyphosphatase produces MAAVQKRQNRSSGYSVTLSLLLAASCVLLLFRDPISTALAVHRELLMEYRELELSVEAKDDLKRLGLTPKNPVEVKNPMTGEKKLIHGRFLHLTDLHPDPYYKPGSSIEEQCHEGKGEASRYGDAILGCDSPEELVYRTIDWVEDNLKDKIDFIVWTGDNVRHDNDRNYPRFEKDIFDSNAKIAKIMYEKFDVLPIPSLGNNDVYPHNLFAEGPTLQTREFFKIWRQFIPQPQFHIFNKGAYFFQEVIPGQLAVLSINTLYLFKSNPLVDSCDRKKDPGYKIFKWLGYVLKELRRRDMKVWLTGHVPPTPKNYDISCLRKYIMWVHEYRDIIIGGLYGHMNIDHFAPLDAKMAYDSFESKYKELLKQSEFATFEKDEDEDSLSLEKVYENFDSSIHHDSLDVPRGHFDFSSDIHIEAGVPKGKVDYMNTFRETMYADIKKEKKCGKLSERYAVVHVTASVVPTFNPGLRVWEYNITDLHETKNLDYGAWDLFFAGIEDLLDSDDGIEYHDPFVTFSKKVDAFRKDKTIPPKMPKDLPLGPAYNRQLFTPERYVQYYLDLVGLNEGKKKFEYELEYTTDDDVYAMKDLTVSEWLDLGRRLGEPVKAGKKEIGQEGKKKPSDLEVLWKQFLKHTFIDSNYENLGYGYV; encoded by the coding sequence ATGGCAGCCGtccaaaagagacaaaatCGCCTGAGTGGGTATTCCGTGACGCTTTCGCTTCTATTGGCTGCTTCATGTGTGCTTCTTCTATTTCGTGATCCAATCTCCACTGCCTTGGCGGTTCATCGTGAGCTTTTAATGGAGTATAGAGAGTTGGAGCTCTCGGTTGAGGCCAAAGATGATTTAAAAAGACTTGGATTGACCCCAAAGAATCCTGTGGAGGTAAAGAATCCTATGACTGGTgaaaagaaactcatcCATGGAAGGTTTCTCCATTTGACCGACTTGCATCCGGACCCGTACTATAAGCCGGGACTGTCCATCGAAGAGCAGTGTCATGAAGGTAAGGGCGAAGCAAGCAGGTATGGCGACGCAATTTTGGGCTGTGACTCCCCAGAGGAGCTTGTTTACAGGACGATCGACTGGGTTGAAGATAActtgaaagacaaaatcGACTTCATTGTCTGGACCGGAGACAACGTTCGTCACGACAACGATAGAAACTACCCTAGATTCGAGAAGGATATATTCGACTCGAACGCGAAGATTGCTAAGATTATGTACGAGAAATTCGACGTCTTACCTATTCCATCGCTCGGAAATAACGACGTCTACCCGCACAATTTGTTCGCTGAGGGCCCTACTCTTCAAACAAGAGAGTTTTTTAAAATTTGGAGGCAGTTCATACCACAGCCCCAATttcacatcttcaacaaaggGGCCTACTTTTTTCAGGAAGTCATTCCTGGCCAATTGGCAGTACTTTCCATCAATACTttgtacttgttcaagtcgaATCCTCTTGTTGACAGCTGTGACAGAAAGAAAGATCCTGGCTACAAGATATTCAAGTGGTTGGGTTACgttttgaaggagttgagaagaagagacatGAAAGTCTGGCTCACTGGCCATGTACCCCCAACACCCAAGAACTACGACATTTCCTGTCTTCGTAAGTACATAATGTGGGTGCATGAATACAGAGACATCATCATTGGAGGCCTCTACGGTCATATGAATATCGATCACTTTGCACCGCTCGACGCAAAAATGGCTTAtgactcttttgaatcGAAGTATAAGGAACTTTTGAAACAAAGTGAATTTGCCacttttgagaaagatgaagatgaagattcgctctctcttgaaaaagtttatgagaattttgattcttctaTCCATCATGACTCCCTTGACGTTCCACGGGGACACTTTGACTTCTCCTCGGATATTCATATTGAGGCAGGCGTTCCAAAGGGAAAGGTAGATTACATGAATACCTTTAGAGAGACCATGTACGCAGATataaagaaggaaaagaaatgtGGGAAGCTATCCGAAAGATATGCGGTTGTTCATGTTACTGCTAGTGTGGTGCCCACATTCAATCCAGGCTTAAGAGTATGGGAATACAACATCACTGATTTGCATGAAACTAAAAACCTTGACTACGGTGCATGGGATTTGTTCTTTGCCGGTATCGAAGACTTGCTTGACTCTGACGACGGTATTGAATATCATGACCCATTCGTCACATTTAGTAAAAAGGTCGATGCGTTCAGGAAAGACAAAACAATACCTCCAAAGATGCCAAAAGACTTGCCTCTCGGACCAGCCTACAATAGGCAGCTTTTTACACCCGAGCGCTACGTTCAATACTACTTGGATTTAGTGGGTCTCAATgagggcaagaagaagttcgaATACGAGCTTGAATATACcactgatgatgatgtttATGCGATGAAAGATCTTACTGTGAGTGAGTGGCTTGATCTTGGTAGACGTTTGGGTGAACCAGTGAAAGCgggcaagaaagagataGGCCAGGaggggaagaagaagccaagcGACTTGGAAGTGCTCTGGAAGCAGTTTCTCAAGCACACATTCATCGATTCGAATTACGAAAACCTTGGCTACGGTTACGTATAG
- a CDS encoding translation initiation factor eIF3 subunit i, with amino-acid sequence MRPIKLMGHERSLTQVKFNREGDLLFSVAKDSSASIWYSSNGERLGTLEGHQGTIWSIDVDSKTLLCATGSADLTIRLWKAETGECVYKWDTTSPVRRVAFSPDNSKLLAVTDKVMGSKGAISVYNINYDDIYNQNPEPILVINTREDATKVTVAGWAAEGQYIIAGHEDGYVSKYDGKTGEFIQTVQAHGIHNEEKIVSITDIQFAPEDRSYFITASKDKNAALIDIDTFEIMKVYKADAPMNTAAITPKKNFVILGGGQEARNVTTTAESQGKFEARFYHKIFMEEIGRVKGHFGPLNTVAVHPDGIGYVSGGEDGFIRVHYYDKSYFDFEFDAERTERVLAQSQAKAQEV; translated from the coding sequence ATGAGACCTATTAAATTGATGGGACATGAGCGTTCTTTGACGCAAGTCAAGTTCAATAGAGAAggtgatcttctcttttccgTGGCTAAGGACTCCTCGGCCTCCATTTGGTACCTGTCTAACGGTGAGAGACTTGGTACTTTAGAAGGTCACCAAGGTACCATCTGGTCGATTGACGTTGACTCGAAAACCTTGTTGTGTGCTACAGGAAGTGCCGATCTCACCATCAGATTGTGGAAGGCCGAAACTGGCGAATGTGTTTACAAATGGGACACCACATCCCCAGTGAGAAGAGTGGCCTTCTCCCCAGACAACTCGAAGCTTTTGGCTGTCACCGATAAAGTGATGGGTAGCAAAGGTGCCATTTCCGTTTACAACATAAATTACGACGACATCTACAACCAAAACCCTGAGCCTATTCTTGTGATCAACACCAGAGAAGATGCAACCAAGGTCACCGTCGCAGGCTGGGCTGCTGAGGGCCAGTATATTATTGCTGGTCATGAGGACGGCTACGTTAGCAAATACGACGGTAAAACCGGTGAGTTCATACAAACGGTCCAGGCCCACGGTATTCACAAcgaagagaagattgtcTCAATTACCGACATTCAGTTTGCCCCAGAGGACAGACTGTACTTCATCACCGCATCCAAGGACAAGAACGCCGCCTTAATTGACATCGACACATTTGAGATCATGAAGGTCTACAAGGCCGATGCCCCTATGAACACAGCAGCCATCAcgcccaagaagaactttgtCATTTTAGGTGGTGGTCAGGAAGCCAGAAATGTCACCACCACTGCCGAATCCCAGGGTAAGTTCGAGGCTAGATTTTACCACAAGATCTTCATGGAGGAAATCGGTAGAGTGAAGGGTCACTTCGGTCCCTTGAACACTGTTGCAGTTCACCCCGATGGCATTGGTTACGTGTCTGGAGGAGAGGACGGTTTCATAAGAGTTCACTACTATGACAAGTCGTACTTTGACTTCGAATTTGACGCTGAAAGAACAGAGCGTGTCTTGGCTCAGTCCCAAGCTAAGGCTCAAGAGGTTTGA
- a CDS encoding carboxymethylenebutenolidase, translating to MLIKETYHDVKTSDGTTMRIFVFHPVIPNYPRAKFPGVIVYSEIYQVTGPVARFAKDIAGQGFIAVAPSIYHNFESHEALAYDTEGTDRGNRYKIEKEVASYDEDNRLAIEYLESLPTFNGKIGATGMCLGGHLAFRAALDPRVNAAFCFFATDIHNHALGKGKNDDSLKRSKEITGELIMVFGDKDNHVPLEGRDLIRSTLRNNPTQLTFIEINEAQHAFIRDENSKDRYDAAVTGLCFQWLLELFNRRLKLDYGEHDGKDVVIENVC from the coding sequence ATGTTGATCAAAGAGACCTATCATGACGTAAAGACGCTGGACGGAACCACCATGAGAATTTTCGTGTTTCATCCGGTAATTCCAAATTACCCCAGAGCCAAATTCCCGGGTGTAATTGTGTATTCTGAGATCTACCAGGTCACCGGCCCAGTGGCCAGATTTGCCAAAGACATAGCTGGCCAGGGATTTATCGCTGTGGCACCTTCTATCTACCACAATTTTGAGTCTCATGAGGCATTGGCCTACGATACCGAAGGTACAGACAGGGGCAATCGCTACAAGATTGAGAAAGAGGTTGCGCTGTATGATGAGGACAACCGGTTGGCCATCGAATACCTTGAGCTGCTTCCAACATTCAATGGCAAGATAGGTGCCACAGGAATGTGTTTGGGAGGCCATTTGGCGTTCAGAGCTGCGCTTGACCCCAGAGTAAATGCTgcattttgcttttttgcaaccgatATCCACAATCACGCTTTGGGCAAGGGTAAGAACGATGActctttgaagagatcaaaagaAATCACGGGTGAGTTGATCATGGTGTTCGGTGATAAGGACAACCACGTCCCCTTGGAAGGTAGAGACCTAATCAGACTGACTTTGCGGAACAACCCTACGCAGCTCACGTTCATCGAGATCAACGAAGCTCAGCACGCTTTCATCAGAGATGAGAATTCCAAAGACCGTTATGATGCTGCCGTGACCGGCTTGTGTTTCCAATGGTTGCTCGAACTTTTTAATAGGAGATTGAAGTTGGACTATGGTGAGCATGACGGTAAGGATGTTGTCATCGAAAATGTGTGTTGA
- a CDS encoding guanine nucleotide exchange factor GET3, translating into MDLELEPTLESIVHQDTLKWVFVGGKGGVGKTTTSSSIAVQLALAYPDEQFLLISTDPAHNLSDAFCQKFGKDARKVEGLSNLSCMEIDPEAAMSDLQNQAQQYNNDPNDPLKSMMKDMTGSIPGIDEALSFMEVLKHIKNQKVATEKDNGDTISYKTIIFDTAPTGHTLRFLQLPATLEKLLSKFKDLSGKFDPMLSMLGGGAGQQQDIFEKLNEVQRNVSEVNEQFTNPDLTTFVCVCISEFLSLYETERMIQELMSYNMDVNSIVVNQLLFADKDDCRRCQSRWKMQKKYLDQMGELYEDYHLVKMPLLGTEIRGVENLKKFSKFLLKPYDPKVDSGLIYDLEETK; encoded by the coding sequence ATGGATCTCGAACTAGAACCAACGCTAGAGTCGATCGTACATCAGGACACTTTGAAGTGGGTATTTGTCGGTGGTAAAGGTGGTGTAGGTAAAACCACTACCTCTTCATCCATCGCCGTTCAGTTGGCGTTGGCTTATCCTGACGAGCAGTTCTTGCTTATTTCCACTGATCCCGCCCATAATTTGTCAGATGCCTTTTGTCAGAAGTTCGGTAAAGATGCTAGAAAGGTAGAGGGCTTGTCAAATCTTTCGTGTATGGAGATCGACCCTGAAGCTGCCATGAGTGACTTGCAGAACCAGGCTCAGCAATATAACAACGACCCTAATGACCCTTTAAAGAGCATGATGAAGGATATGACTGGCTCTATTCCTGGTATCGACGAGGCGTTATCGTTTATGGAGGTCTTGAAACATATCAAGAACCAGAAGGTTGCCACAGAAAAGGACAACGGTGACACCATCTCTTACAAGACCATTATCTTCGACACAGCACCCACAGGCCATACTTTGAGATTCTTGCAGCTTCCTGCTACCCTCGAAAAGTTGTTGTCGAAGTTTAAGGACTTGTCTGGTAAGTTTGATCCGATGTTGAGCATGCTAGGCGGAGGCGCAGGTCAGCAACAGGACATTttcgagaagctcaacgaAGTACAAAGAAATGTCAGTGAAGTCAACGAACAGTTCACCAATCCCGACTTGACCACATTTGTTTGTGTATGTATCTCAGAATTTTTATCACTCTATGAGACGGAGAGAATGATCCAGGAGTTAATGAGCTATAACATGGATGTCAACTCCATCGTGGTGAACCAGTTGCTTTTCGCCGACAAGGACGACTGCAGGAGGTGTCAATCACGTTGGAAGATGCagaagaagtacttggaTCAAATGGGAGAGTTATATGAGGACTACCATTTGGTGAAAATGCCCTTGCTTGGTACAGAGATCCGAGGTGtagagaatttgaagaaattctcTAAATTTTTATTGAAGCCGTACGATCCAAAGGTCGACAGCGGGCTTATTTATGACCTAGAGGAAACTAAGTAG